The Halofilum ochraceum genome segment GCGCCCTTCCTTCGCCGCGGTCATCGCACCGGCCGGATCGTCCGCGCACCAGATATCACGCAGCGTATCGGCGGCCGACGAGCTGGTCCCCGCGCGCGGATACATGGCGTAGCGCACTTCGACCGGGTGATCCTGGACCATCTGCAGGACTTCCTCGTGCAGCCGCTGGCAGTACGGACAGGTGTGGTCCGTGAACACGGTGAGGTGATTCTCGGCGGGCCCATTGGCCGGCTCGAATACGACCAGATCGCTGCGATCCATTTCGCTGACAACATCGTGCGCGATCTCGGCGCGTCGATCGTCCGTGAGATTCCGGCCCTCTTCCAGATTGATCAGATCGCCGCTGAACAGATAACGCGCGTCGGCGCTTACGTAATACACGCCACCACCGGACACGACCTCGTAGATATCCGACACGGGCGTATCCCGGACGGATTCGATATCGAGCTGGGGACGCGCCTCCTTCAGTCGTGCCCGAAGCCGCTCTTTTGCGTCAGCATTGTCCCCGCCCCCTTCCTCGGCCGCCGCGCTCGCATCGGAACCGCTCGAGGTGGATGTGCCGGAACCGCCGTCGCCGGCGTTTTCTTCCGCCGTGCAGGCAATCGGAACCATCGCCAGCAGACAGACGGCGGCGAAGAGCGTGGTTTTCAGCGGCATGGACAAGGGCCTCCAGAGCAAACGGGCGATCGGGCGGATTACCGGGTATTCGACCGCCATCACGGATCGGGGTTCAGACGACGCGACATCGGAGCATATCAGCCACGCGGATGGTGTTGCGCGTGCACTTCCTGCAACCGTGC includes the following:
- a CDS encoding DsbC family protein, which produces MPLKTTLFAAVCLLAMVPIACTAEENAGDGGSGTSTSSGSDASAAAEEGGGDNADAKERLRARLKEARPQLDIESVRDTPVSDIYEVVSGGGVYYVSADARYLFSGDLINLEEGRNLTDDRRAEIAHDVVSEMDRSDLVVFEPANGPAENHLTVFTDHTCPYCQRLHEEVLQMVQDHPVEVRYAMYPRAGTSSSAADTLRDIWCADDPAGAMTAAKEGRSVPSRESDCSTPLDAHMQAAKAIGVRGTPYIVVGDDGPIVPGYRPRKQLLSMMGISE